A stretch of the Photobacterium toruni genome encodes the following:
- a CDS encoding basic amino acid/polyamine antiporter, which yields MDNKLGFGALTAFVIGSMIGAGVFSLPQNMAAVASPAAVIIGWAITGVGMIFLAMSFQILSLLKPNINSGVFGYAQAGFGDFVGFCSAWGYWLSAMLANVSYLVIVFSTLGMFFDKPDHIIFGMGNTWQSIVGASILLWLVYASVRRGVQTAATINTITTIAKLIPLVLFIFVTLIAFKWHTFTFDFTGLHFGAQHDLLSQVKSTMLITVWVFIGVEGAVIVSSRARNRRDIGRATILGLLTALVIYVFVTLLSMGVISTPELAKFQNPSMAMVLEHVIGPWGSIIIGCGLLVSVSGAFLSWTVLATEAPLLAAQNKMFPKAYAKENSAGTSIKALNLTIICIQISLFAVIYAGGTYNSLLIIASEMILVPYFLVAAYTLKLAIKNKNRGMLLFIGLGATIYGIWLLYASGLSHLLLASLLYLPGLFFFMKARRELNQPYFVGKERIFVILLIILAIFAVYMVTTGHIVLES from the coding sequence AAAACATGGCTGCTGTTGCAAGTCCTGCTGCCGTCATAATTGGCTGGGCCATTACAGGTGTTGGCATGATATTCCTTGCAATGTCTTTTCAAATTTTATCATTATTAAAACCAAATATTAATAGCGGTGTCTTTGGTTATGCACAAGCTGGTTTTGGTGACTTTGTTGGATTTTGTTCAGCATGGGGTTATTGGCTTAGTGCTATGCTCGCTAACGTTTCTTACTTAGTTATTGTATTTAGTACGCTAGGTATGTTCTTTGACAAACCTGACCATATTATTTTTGGTATGGGTAACACTTGGCAATCAATTGTTGGTGCATCTATCTTATTATGGCTTGTATATGCCTCAGTAAGACGTGGCGTTCAAACCGCAGCAACAATTAACACAATAACAACTATTGCTAAACTTATTCCGTTAGTACTCTTTATTTTCGTCACTTTGATTGCATTTAAATGGCATACATTTACTTTTGACTTCACTGGGCTGCATTTTGGTGCTCAGCATGATCTACTTAGCCAAGTTAAAAGCACGATGCTTATTACTGTGTGGGTATTTATTGGCGTTGAAGGGGCTGTGATCGTATCTTCACGTGCACGCAATCGCCGTGATATTGGTCGAGCAACAATTCTCGGCTTACTGACCGCTCTTGTTATTTATGTATTTGTTACCCTACTTTCTATGGGTGTTATTTCTACTCCTGAACTCGCAAAATTCCAAAATCCATCAATGGCGATGGTATTAGAGCATGTAATTGGTCCATGGGGCTCAATTATTATTGGTTGTGGTTTATTAGTTTCAGTCAGCGGTGCATTCTTAAGTTGGACAGTATTAGCAACAGAAGCACCATTACTTGCAGCACAAAATAAGATGTTTCCAAAAGCCTATGCTAAAGAAAACAGTGCAGGTACATCAATTAAAGCACTTAATCTTACTATCATATGTATTCAAATTTCATTGTTTGCAGTGATATATGCTGGTGGTACCTATAATTCTTTATTAATTATCGCCTCTGAAATGATCTTAGTCCCTTATTTCCTTGTTGCTGCGTATACCCTTAAACTAGCAATTAAGAATAAAAATCGAGGGATGTTATTATTTATTGGCTTAGGCGCTACGATTTATGGTATTTGGTTACTTTATGCGTCAGGTTTAAGTCACTTATTATTAGCCTCGTTGCTGTACCTACCTGGTCTATTTTTCTTTATGAAAGCAAGAAGAGAACTAAATCAGCCTTATTTTGTAGGTAAAGAACGCATTTTTGTTATTTTGTTGATTATTTTGGCTATTTTTGCTGTTTATATGGTAACAACTGGACATATTGTACTAGAGAGCTAA